One Canis lupus dingo isolate Sandy chromosome 3, ASM325472v2, whole genome shotgun sequence DNA window includes the following coding sequences:
- the LOC112653980 gene encoding pre-mRNA-splicing regulator WTAP-like gives GDAGAASIWRGFKVTNEEPLPKKVRLSETDIKVMAREEFILRWKQYEAYVQALEGKYTDLNSNDGLRESEEKLKQQQESARRESILVMRLETKEQEVQECTTQIQYLKQVQQPSVAQLRSTMVDPAINLFFLKMKGELEQTKDNLEQAQNELSAWKFMPDR, from the coding sequence GGTGACGCCGGCGCGGCCTCCATCTGGAGAGGATTCAAGGTGACCAACGAGGAACCTCTTCCAAAAAAGGTTCGACTGAGTGAAACAGACATCAAAGTTATGGCACGAGAGGAGTTCATTCTAAGGTGGAAACAATATGAAGCATATGTCCAAGCTTTGGAGGGCAAGTACACAGATCTTAATTCTAATGATGGGTTAAGGGAGTctgaagaaaaactaaagcaaCAACAAGAGTCTGCTCGCAGGGAAAGCATCCTTGTAATGCGACTAGAAACCAAGGAGCAAGAGGTGCAAGAGTGTACTACTCAAATCCAGTACCTCAAGCAAGTCCAGCAGCCTAGTGTTGCCCAACTGAGATCAACAATGGTAGACCCAGCGATCAACTTGTTTTTCCTCAAAATGAAAGGTGAACTAGAACAGACTAAAGACAACCTGGAACAAGCCCAAAATGAACTGAGTGCCTGGAAGTTTATGCCTGATAGGTAA